One genomic region from Xenopus laevis strain J_2021 chromosome 2L, Xenopus_laevis_v10.1, whole genome shotgun sequence encodes:
- the LOC108708211 gene encoding protein argonaute-3 isoform X1: MEIGTAGPAGAQSFFVVPRRPGYGTMGKPIKLLANCFQVEIPKIDVYLYEVDIKPDKCPRRVNREVVDSMVQHFKVTIFGDRRPVYDGKRSLYTASPLPVASTGVDLDVTLPGEGGKDRPFKVSIKFVSRISWHLLHEVLTGRTLPEPLELDKPISTNPVHAVDVVLRHLPSMKYTPVGRSFFSAPEGYDHPLGGGREVWFGFHQSVRPAMWKMMLNIDVSATAFYKAQPVIQFMCEVLDIHNIDEQPRPLTDSHRVKFTKEIKGLKVEVTHCGTMRRKYRVCNVTRRPASHQTFPLQLENGQTVERTVAQYFREKYNLQLKYPHLPCLQVGQEQKHTYLPLEVCNIVAGQRCIKKLTDNQTSTMIKATARSAPDRQEEISRLVRSANYDADPFVQEFQFKVRDEMAHVTGRVLPAPMLQYGGRNRTVATPSHGVWDMRGKQFHTGVEIKMWAIACFATQRQCREEILKGFTDQLRKISKDAGMPIQGQPCFCKYAQGADSVEPMFRHLKNTYSGLQLIIVILPGKTPVYAEVKRVGDTLLGMATQCVQVKNVIKTSPQTLSNLCLKINVKLGGINNILVPHQRPSIFQQPVIFLGADVTHPPAGDGKKPSIAAVVGSMDAHPSRYCATVRVQRPRQEIIHDLASMVRELLIQFYKSTRFKPTRILFYRDGVSEGQFRQQVLYYELLAIREACISLEKDYQPGITYIVVQKRHHTRLFCADRTERVGRSGNIPAGTTVDTDITHPYEFDFYLCSHAGIQGTSRPSHYHVLWDDNCFTADELQLLTYQLCHTYVRCTRSVSIPAPAYYAHLVAFRARYHLVDKEHDSAEGSHVSGQSNGRDPQALAKAVQIHQDTLRTMYFA; encoded by the exons GTGGAGATCCCAAAGATTGATGTCTACCTCTATGAGGTGGATATTAAGCCTGATAAATGCCCTCGCAGAGTCAACAG GGAGGTTGTTGATTCCATGGTTCAGCATTTCAAAGTCACTATATTTGGGGACCGCAGACCTGTTTACGATGGGAAAAGAAGCCTTTATACTGCCAGTCCTCTGCCTGTAGCATCTACTGGG GTGGATTTGGATGTAACGTTACCCGGAGAGGGGGGGAAAGACCGTCCCTTCAAGGTTTCAATTAAGTTTGTCTCAAGGATAAGCTGGCATTTGCTGCATGAAGTTCTGACAGGTCGGACCCTTCCCGAACCTCTAGAACTGGACAAGCCAATAAGCACTAACCCGGTTCATGCGGTTGATGTGGTGCTACGACACCTTCCCTCCATGAA GTACACCCCTGTAGGACGTTCCTTCTTTTCAGCTCCTGAGGGTTATGACCATCCTCTAGGAGGTGGAAGAGAAGTCTGGTTTGGATTTCATCAATCTGTACGGCCTGCCATGTGGAAAATGATGCTAAATATTGATG TTTCTGCCACTGCCTTTTACAAAGCACAACCAGTTATCCAGTTCATGTGTGAAGTCCTTGACATCCATAACATTGATGAACAACCTAGACCTCTGACTGATTCTCACCGGGTAAAATTTACCAAAGAGATAAAGG GTCTGAAGGTTGAAGTGACACATTGTGGAACAATGAGGAGGAAATATCGTGTTTGCAATGTGACGAGACGGCCCGCCAGCCATCAAAC GTTTCCTTTACAGTTGGAAAATGGGCAGACTGTAGAAAGGACAGTAGCTCAATACTTTAGGGAAAAGTATAACCTCCAGCTGAAGTACCCTCATCTCCCCTGTCTGCAAGTTGGACAGGAGCAGAAACACACATACCTGCCTCTAGAA GTTTGTAACATTGTTGCCGGCCAGCGATGCATCAAGAAGCTGACGGACAATCAGACCTCCACTATGATCAAAGCCACAGCAAGGTCTGCTCCAGACAGACAGGAGGAGATCAGCAGGCTT GTTAGAAGTGCAAATTATGATGCAGACCCCTTCGTTCAAGAATTTCAGTTTAAAGTTCGTGATGAGATGGCCCACGTGACTGGGAGAGTGCTTCCTGCACCAATGTTACAGTATGGAGGAAGA AATCGGACAGTGGCAACTCCAAGTCACGGGGTTTGGGACATGCgtggaaagcagttccatactggTGTGGAAATCAAGATGTGGGCGATTGCATGCTTTGCAACACAaaggcagtgcagagaagagattTTAAA GGGATTCACAGACCAGCTACGAAAGATCTCTAAAGATGCAGGAATGCCAATCCAGGGCCAGCCATGCTTCTGTAAATATGCGCAGGGAGCAGACAGTGTGGAACCCATGTTTAGACACCTGAAAAACACGTATTCTGGCCTCCAGCTCATCATAGTTATCCTGCCAGGAAAAACACCTGTATATG ctgAGGTCAAGAGAGTTGGGGACACTTTGCTGGGTATGGCCACACAGTGTGTCCAAGTcaagaatgtaataaaaacatcTCCTCAGACCCTCTCCAATCTGTGCCTAAAGATTAATGTCAAACTTGGAGGGATTAACAATATTTTAGTCCCCCACCAACG ACCATCTATTTTCCAACAGCCTGTGATTTTCTTGGGAGCAGATGTCACTCACCCACCAGCCGGGGATGGCAAAAAGCCTTCAATTGCTGCT GTTGTAGGCAGCATGGATGCCCACCCAAGCCGTTACTGTGCCACTGTGAGAGTACAGCGCCCTCGGCAGGAGATCATTCACGATTTGGCATCCATGGTAAGGGAGCTTCTGATACAGTTCTACAAGTCCACACGCTTCAAACCCACACGGATTCTCTTCTACCGAGATGGAGTCTCCGAGGGTCAGTTTAGACAG CAGGTTTTATATTATGAGCTGCTAGCCATCCGAGAAGCCTGTATTAGTCTGGAGAAGGATTACCAGCCTGGGATTACTTACATTGTGGTACAGAAGCGCCACCATACACGGCTTTTCTGTGCAGACCGAACAGAACGG GTCGGTAGAAGTGGAAATATCCCAGCTGGGACGACCGTGGATACAGATATCACACACCCATATGAGTTTGATTTTTACCTCTGCAGCCACGCTGGAATACAG GGTACCAGCAGGCCCTCTCACTATCATGTCTTGTGGGATGATAACTGCTTTACTGCTGATGAACTCCAGCTGCTGACTTACCAGCTGTGCCACACGTATGTGCGCTGCACACGTTCAGTCTCCATTCCTGCACCTGCTTATTATGCCCACCTTGTGGCATTTAGAGCTCGGTATCATCTTGTGGACAAAGAACATGACAG TGCTGAAGGAAGCCATGTATCTGGGCAAAGCAATGGTCGTGACCCACAAGCCCTTGCCAAGGCTGTGCAGATTCACCAGGACACCTTACGCACCATGTATTTTGCGTGA
- the LOC108708211 gene encoding protein argonaute-3 isoform X2, with amino-acid sequence MEIGTAGPAGAQSFFVVPRRPGYGTMGKPIKLLANCFQVEIPKIDVYLYEVDIKPDKCPRRVNREVVDSMVQHFKVTIFGDRRPVYDGKRSLYTASPLPVASTGVDLDVTLPGEGGKDRPFKVSIKFVSRISWHLLHEVLTGRTLPEPLELDKPISTNPVHAVDVVLRHLPSMKYTPVGRSFFSAPEGYDHPLGGGREVWFGFHQSVRPAMWKMMLNIDVSATAFYKAQPVIQFMCEVLDIHNIDEQPRPLTDSHRVKFTKEIKGLKVEVTHCGTMRRKYRVCNVTRRPASHQTFPLQLENGQTVERTVAQYFREKYNLQLKYPHLPCLQVGQEQKHTYLPLEVCNIVAGQRCIKKLTDNQTSTMIKATARSAPDRQEEISRLVRSANYDADPFVQEFQFKVRDEMAHVTGRVLPAPMLQYGGRNRTVATPSHGVWDMRGKQFHTGVEIKMWAIACFATQRQCREEILKGFTDQLRKISKDAGMPIQGQPCFCKYAQGADSVEPMFRHLKNTYSGLQLIIVILPGKTPVYAEVKRVGDTLLGMATQCVQVKNVIKTSPQTLSNLCLKINVKLGGINNILVPHQRPSIFQQPVIFLGADVTHPPAGDGKKPSIAAVVGSMDAHPSRYCATVRVQRPRQEIIHDLASMVRELLIQFYKSTRFKPTRILFYRDGVSEGQFRQVLYYELLAIREACISLEKDYQPGITYIVVQKRHHTRLFCADRTERVGRSGNIPAGTTVDTDITHPYEFDFYLCSHAGIQGTSRPSHYHVLWDDNCFTADELQLLTYQLCHTYVRCTRSVSIPAPAYYAHLVAFRARYHLVDKEHDSAEGSHVSGQSNGRDPQALAKAVQIHQDTLRTMYFA; translated from the exons GTGGAGATCCCAAAGATTGATGTCTACCTCTATGAGGTGGATATTAAGCCTGATAAATGCCCTCGCAGAGTCAACAG GGAGGTTGTTGATTCCATGGTTCAGCATTTCAAAGTCACTATATTTGGGGACCGCAGACCTGTTTACGATGGGAAAAGAAGCCTTTATACTGCCAGTCCTCTGCCTGTAGCATCTACTGGG GTGGATTTGGATGTAACGTTACCCGGAGAGGGGGGGAAAGACCGTCCCTTCAAGGTTTCAATTAAGTTTGTCTCAAGGATAAGCTGGCATTTGCTGCATGAAGTTCTGACAGGTCGGACCCTTCCCGAACCTCTAGAACTGGACAAGCCAATAAGCACTAACCCGGTTCATGCGGTTGATGTGGTGCTACGACACCTTCCCTCCATGAA GTACACCCCTGTAGGACGTTCCTTCTTTTCAGCTCCTGAGGGTTATGACCATCCTCTAGGAGGTGGAAGAGAAGTCTGGTTTGGATTTCATCAATCTGTACGGCCTGCCATGTGGAAAATGATGCTAAATATTGATG TTTCTGCCACTGCCTTTTACAAAGCACAACCAGTTATCCAGTTCATGTGTGAAGTCCTTGACATCCATAACATTGATGAACAACCTAGACCTCTGACTGATTCTCACCGGGTAAAATTTACCAAAGAGATAAAGG GTCTGAAGGTTGAAGTGACACATTGTGGAACAATGAGGAGGAAATATCGTGTTTGCAATGTGACGAGACGGCCCGCCAGCCATCAAAC GTTTCCTTTACAGTTGGAAAATGGGCAGACTGTAGAAAGGACAGTAGCTCAATACTTTAGGGAAAAGTATAACCTCCAGCTGAAGTACCCTCATCTCCCCTGTCTGCAAGTTGGACAGGAGCAGAAACACACATACCTGCCTCTAGAA GTTTGTAACATTGTTGCCGGCCAGCGATGCATCAAGAAGCTGACGGACAATCAGACCTCCACTATGATCAAAGCCACAGCAAGGTCTGCTCCAGACAGACAGGAGGAGATCAGCAGGCTT GTTAGAAGTGCAAATTATGATGCAGACCCCTTCGTTCAAGAATTTCAGTTTAAAGTTCGTGATGAGATGGCCCACGTGACTGGGAGAGTGCTTCCTGCACCAATGTTACAGTATGGAGGAAGA AATCGGACAGTGGCAACTCCAAGTCACGGGGTTTGGGACATGCgtggaaagcagttccatactggTGTGGAAATCAAGATGTGGGCGATTGCATGCTTTGCAACACAaaggcagtgcagagaagagattTTAAA GGGATTCACAGACCAGCTACGAAAGATCTCTAAAGATGCAGGAATGCCAATCCAGGGCCAGCCATGCTTCTGTAAATATGCGCAGGGAGCAGACAGTGTGGAACCCATGTTTAGACACCTGAAAAACACGTATTCTGGCCTCCAGCTCATCATAGTTATCCTGCCAGGAAAAACACCTGTATATG ctgAGGTCAAGAGAGTTGGGGACACTTTGCTGGGTATGGCCACACAGTGTGTCCAAGTcaagaatgtaataaaaacatcTCCTCAGACCCTCTCCAATCTGTGCCTAAAGATTAATGTCAAACTTGGAGGGATTAACAATATTTTAGTCCCCCACCAACG ACCATCTATTTTCCAACAGCCTGTGATTTTCTTGGGAGCAGATGTCACTCACCCACCAGCCGGGGATGGCAAAAAGCCTTCAATTGCTGCT GTTGTAGGCAGCATGGATGCCCACCCAAGCCGTTACTGTGCCACTGTGAGAGTACAGCGCCCTCGGCAGGAGATCATTCACGATTTGGCATCCATGGTAAGGGAGCTTCTGATACAGTTCTACAAGTCCACACGCTTCAAACCCACACGGATTCTCTTCTACCGAGATGGAGTCTCCGAGGGTCAGTTTAGACAG GTTTTATATTATGAGCTGCTAGCCATCCGAGAAGCCTGTATTAGTCTGGAGAAGGATTACCAGCCTGGGATTACTTACATTGTGGTACAGAAGCGCCACCATACACGGCTTTTCTGTGCAGACCGAACAGAACGG GTCGGTAGAAGTGGAAATATCCCAGCTGGGACGACCGTGGATACAGATATCACACACCCATATGAGTTTGATTTTTACCTCTGCAGCCACGCTGGAATACAG GGTACCAGCAGGCCCTCTCACTATCATGTCTTGTGGGATGATAACTGCTTTACTGCTGATGAACTCCAGCTGCTGACTTACCAGCTGTGCCACACGTATGTGCGCTGCACACGTTCAGTCTCCATTCCTGCACCTGCTTATTATGCCCACCTTGTGGCATTTAGAGCTCGGTATCATCTTGTGGACAAAGAACATGACAG TGCTGAAGGAAGCCATGTATCTGGGCAAAGCAATGGTCGTGACCCACAAGCCCTTGCCAAGGCTGTGCAGATTCACCAGGACACCTTACGCACCATGTATTTTGCGTGA